The Pseudomonas sp. R4-35-07 nucleotide sequence GGCAGTTCGTGTTGCGAGTAGGACACGCAGCCCGTCAGCAAGACGGCCGCGAGTACCAGGCTGTGCTTGATCAATCCTTTCATGTGGGGCTCCTTGAGTTTACGGTTTGGCCAGTTTGGCGGTGGCGGTGTCGAGCAGTTGCGCGACGAGTTCGTTCAGTTGTTTGGCGCCCATGGTCGGGGCCCAGTATTCGCGACCGTAAAGGCCCACGTTGCGCTCGAACTTGACCTCTTGTTTGCTGCTGGCCAGTTCCTTGCCGTCGCGGTCGACGATCACCAGGTCGCCGGCCAGATCGAACGTGTCGACGTAGATCGGGCCGTTGACCCAGATCCAGATCGTCAACGTCAGCAAAGCACCGGGCACGTAACCGGGGTGCACGCCGCGATGGCCCTTGAGCGACGTCATGTTGAACTTGAGCGAAACATCCTGCTCACCCAGGCGCACCGGGTACTCGGTAACCTGCTTGAAGTAACCGGCCGCGCGCACGTACTGGTTAAGCTGCAGCGTCAACGAACGGCTGATAGCGGTTTTGTTGGCGTCGTTGACGTCGGCGGCGTTCACCGTTACATCAGCGATTTGCGCGCTGCGCGGGCTGCTGACAGAAGCCTGGTGTAACGGGGCGCCGATGGGGCCGGTGACGGTGTAGGACACACAGCCGGTCATCGACAGTGCGGCAACGAGGGCCGCTGCCCGCAAGAGGATTTTCAACACGCAATATCCCTATTAATGAATGAACCAGGTCAGGGTCTCGGCACGTCGGCTCAGAACTTTAGGCCGATCCGGTTTCCCTCCCTCAGCAGCCCCACTCATCACTTAACCCTGCGTTTATTCAAAACACCTTGAGAACCGCTCTCAACCCCGTAAAATGCCGCAGCCGTTGCGGCACGACAGGTTCAGGGATGAATACAGACGCACGTGTTTCCCTCCCCGAAAATGGCCGCAGCCCTGCGCTCTGCCGATTTCTCACTTTAGGAGCAACACGTGAAGACACTGTCCAAAATCCTGCTGTCGGGCCTCACCGCCGTGGCGCTGTTGACCGTGGCCGGTTGCGCCACCGAGAGCAACCGCGCAATGCCGGTGGAGCAAGTCGCCAGCGCCAGCGTGGCCTATTCCGGCGTGCGCGTGCCGATTGCCGTGGGCAAGTTCGACAACCGCTCCAGCTACATGCGCGGTATCTTTTCCGACGGCGTCGACCGCCTCGGTGGCCAGGCCAAGACCATCCTCATCACCCACTTGCAGCAGACCAACCGCTTCAGCGTGCTGGACCGCGACAACATGGGCGAAATCTCCCAGGAAGCCAAAATCAAAGGCACCGTGCAGAAGCTCAAGGGCGCTGATTACGTGGTGACCGGCGATGTGACCGAGTTCGGCCGCAAGGAAACCGGCGACCGCCAGCTGTTCGGCATCCTCGGCCGTGGCAAGACCCAAGTGGCCTACGCCAAAGTCGCGTTGAATATCGTCAACATCAACACCTCCGAAGTGGTGTACTCCACCCAGGGCGCCGGTGAGTACGCGCTCTCCAACCGTGAAGTGATCGGCTTCGGCGGCACCGCCAGCTACGACTCCACCCTCAATGGCAAGGTGCTTGACCTGGCCATGCGCGAAGCGATCAACCGCCTGGTGGACGGCATCAACGCCGGCGCCTGGAACCCACGTAACTGATCAGCAACACCTCAAGGAGCAGTACACGGATGAGCAAGGCAGTGAAGTTGGCGCTGACGCTGGCAGCAATCGTGACGGTAACCGGGTGCCAAACGGCGCCCCAGCCCCTGTATCAATGGGAAAGCTACCAGCCGCAGGTTTACGAATACTTCAAGGGTGAGCCCAAGGAAGCGCAGGTCGAGGCACTGGAGCGCGACCTGCAAAAAATCAACGCCACCGGCCGCAAGGCGCCGCCGGGCTACCACGCGCATTTGGGCATGCTGTACATGAACATGGGCAAGGACGACCAGATGGTGCAGGAATTTCGTACCGAGAAGGCGCTGTTCCCTGAGTCCGCCGCCTACATGGACTTTCTGCTGAAAAACGCCAAGACCGGAGTCGCCACTAAATGAGCCTGTTAAAACTCACCGGCGCCCTGCTGGCCCTGGCTTTTCTCAGCGGTTGCGCGGCGCCCAAGACGTTTGATTACTCAGCCTACAAACAGGCGCGGCCCAAGTCGATCCTGGTACTGCCGCCGATCAACGAATCGCCGGAAGTGCAGGCGTCCTACAGCCTGGTGTCGCAAGTCACCTACCCGTTGGCCGAAGCCGGCTACTACGTGCTGCCGATCGCCCTGGTGGACGAAACCTTCCGCCAGAACGGCCTGACCACCGCCAACGATATCCAGGCCGTACTGCCGGCCAAGCTGCATGACATCTTTGGTGCAGACGCCGCGCTGTACATCACTGTCAGCGAGTACGGCACCAAGTACATGCTGATCTCCAGCGACACCTCTGTGACCGCCTCGGCCAAACTGGTGGACCTGCGCACCGGCACCACCCTGTGGACCGGCACGGCGCGTGCGTCGAGCGAGGAGGGCAACAACAACAGCGGTGGCCTGGTGGGTATGTTGATTACAGCGGCGGTCAAGCAAGTGATCAACAGCTCCACCGACGCGGCGCACCCGATTGCGGGCATCACCAGCGCACGGTTGCTGTCGGCCGGGCAGCGCACCGGCATCCTGTACGGCCCGCGTAACCCGAAATACGGCACCGACTGATAGCTCTGCAGATCAAATGTGGGAGGGGGCTTGCTCCCGATAGCTTAGTGTCAGCCACCGCATCTGGTGGCTGACCCACCGCCATCGGGAGCAAGCCCCCTCCCACACTGATTTCTGGCGTTATCTAAATCGAGAGTGTTAACCCGAACCCCACATTCCCCGCGTCTGACCTTGTGAACGGACTATTCACTCACGAGGTTCAGCCCATGTCCCGTCCTCTGCTCTTCCTGCGTCCTGCTGCCCAAGGCTTCACCCTTACCCTGCTGGTGGCGTTGGCCGGGTGCGGGCTATCTTCCTCGCCTGACCTGGCGAAACCGGCTGAGCCCGTCGCAGAGCTTCAGCGTGCGACGGCCCAGGGCGCATTGGTCAAGCGCATGGCCATGCCTGCACCGATGCAAATGCGCGAGACCGCGACCATGGACTACCGCAGCGAACCCCGCGAGCAATACGCCAACCTGCCCGACAACCCGGTGCATCGCGTCGCCGAAACCCCGGTCTCCACCTTCAGCGTAGATGTCGACACCGGCAGCTACGCCAACGTCAGACGCTTCCTCAACCAAGGTAGCCTGCCGCCCGAAGGCGCGGTGCGCCTGGAGGAAATGGTCAATTACTTCCCCTATGACTACGCATTGCCTACCGACGGCTCACCCTTTGGCGTCACGACCGAAGTCGCCGCCACGCCGTGGAACCCGCGTACGCAACTGCTGCGCATCGGCATCAAAGCGTCGGACCGCGCCGTGGCGGATCTGCCGCCGGCCAACCTGGTGTTTCTGGTGGATGTGTCCGGCTCGATGGACCGTCGCGAAGGTTTGCCATTAGTGAAGAGCACCCTGAAATTGCTGGTGGATCAACTGCGTGATCAGGACCGCGTGTCATTGGTGGTCTACGCCGGCGAGTCGCGCGTGGTGCTCAAGCCGACTTCGGGCCGCGACAAAACCAAAATCCGCAACGCTATCGACCAACTCACCGCCGGTGGATCCACTGCTGGCGCGTCCGGCATCGAACTGGCCTACCAGATGGCCCGCGAAGGCTTTATCGACAAGGGCATCAACCGCATCCTGCTGGCTACCGACGGTGACTTCAACGTGGGCATCAGCGACTTCGACAGCCTCAAGCAAATGGCCGTCGACCAGCGCAAAAGCGGCGTTTCGCTGACCACTCTCGGCTTCGGTGTGGGCAACTACAACGAGCACCTGATGGAGCAACTGGCCGACGCCGGTGACGGCAACTATGCCTACATCGACAACCTGCGTGAAGCCCGCAAGGTGTTGGTAGACCAGCTCAGCTCAACGCTGGCGGTAGTGGCGCGGGACGTAAAATTGCAGGTGGAATTCAACCCGGCAAACGTCAGCGAGTACCGCCTGCTCGGCTATGAAAACCGCGCCTTGAAGCGTGAGGATTTCAACAACGACAAAGTCGATGCCGGCGAAATCGGTGCAGGGCACACGCTGACCGCGCTGTACGAAATCGTACCCAAGGGCGAGAAGGGCTGGTTGGAGCCTTTGCGCTATGCCAGAGCGCCTGCGGCTGAAAACACCTCGGCCGAACTGGCGACGGTGCGCGTACGCTACAAACCTGCGGCGGGCGGTGATAGCCAATTGATCGAACGGGCCGTCGGTAAAACATCCACCAAGCCCAGCGACGACCTGCGCTTCAGCGCCGCCGTAGCCGCGTTCGCCCAACAGCTCAAGGGCGATGGCCGCTACACTGGCAACATGAGTTTGCAGGACACCGCCAAACTGGCGCGCTCAGCCCGCGGCGACGACCCGTTCGGCCTGCGCAACGAGTTCGTACAACTGGTCGAACTGGCCCAAAGCCTGAAACGCTGATCTCAAATCCTACACTGTCCAAATGTGGGAGGGGGCTTGCCCCCGATAGCGGTACATCAGCACCAAATGTGCTATCTGACCCACCGCATCGGGGCAAGCCCCCTCCCACAGTTAATCCTGCTTCGGCTGACAAAAAGGAGTTCACCCCAGCACATGGCCGTCCCAGACGATCCACCCAGCGACGAATCGCTGCTGGCCCGCTACCGCACCGGCGACGCCGCTGCTTTCGAAGCCTTGTACGCCCGGCACCGCCAAGGCCTGTACCGCTTCCTCATTTCCCTGTGCAACAAACCCGAGCTGGCCGAAGAAATCTACCAGGACACCTGGCTCAGCCTGATCCGCAGCACCACCCAGCCACAGGGCCGGGCGAGTTTTCGTACGTGGCTGTTCCAGATTGCGCGCAACCGCCTGATCGACCATTGGCGCAAGCACGGCATCCACAACCCGTTGCACGACAGCTACGACGAGCAGCTGCACGCCCAGGCCGACCACAGCGCCGGCCCCGAGCAACACCTGAGCCTGAGCCGCGACCAGGCGCGCCTCGACGCCGCCGTGCAAGACCTGCCCGAAGACCAGCGCGAAGTCTTCCTGCTGCGCCTGCACGGCGAACTTGAAGTCCCGCAAATCGCCACGCTCATCGGCGCCCCGCTGGAAACCGTAAAAAGCCGCCTGCGCTACGCCCTGCAGAAATTGCGGCGCTTGCTGGCCGACGAGGTAACCGTATGACTGACACTCGACCCACCCCAGACGACGAACTGCTCCAGCACTACCGTCAACACAGCACCGGCGAACCCCCCGCGTCCCTCGACGCCTTCATCCTCAACACCGCCCGCCGCGAAGCCCCGACGCCACAACCCAACCTGTGGCAACGCTGGCTGCAAGCCTGCCAACGCCCACGCTGGCAAATGGCATTCGCCACCGTCGCAGGTTTAGCGCTGATGATCGGCGTGCTCACACGCTCCCCCGTGCCGCAGCCCGAAATCTCCACCGCGACATTCTCCGCCCTGCACCACCAAGAAGCCGCCCAGCCAACGCCGCAAGCCTTCTCCGCCCCCGCGCCAATGGCCCGAATAGCTGCGGCACCCAGGCCTGAAAGTGCGCCGGCTCCGGCTGAAACCGCAGATACACTGGCGGCTCCGCCAGCGGTAAAGCTCAGCAAGGCAGCGCCGGTTGCATTGCCGTCTTTGGAGCAGGAGCTGCAGGCCATCGTGAAGTTGCGTGAGGCGGGAGAGAGCAAGGCGGCTGATGAGAAGCTGCTGGCACTGCATAAGCGCTTTCCGGAGGAGGATTTACCGGGGAGGTTGGAGGCGTTGCGGAAGCGTTGAATTGGCATATACGGAAAAGCCTCAGGTCTTTCGACTTGGGGCTTTTTCATTTATATCTGGTGCCCCGGCGTCGTTTGAACTGGGCGGTAAGATGCCCGTATTTATTGGGCTTCTTTGGTGGTGCGTCGGTTAGGCATACACGTGGGCATACAGGGCGCAGTGTGCTGACGCCTTTAACGCTCTTTCTGGAGGTTCCATCGAAGCTCCTCGTGACCTAGATCCCGATGGGTGACTCGCTTTCTTCAATGGCCTCTCCACGTTGAACCCTGTGGTCCTTTCGCCACCAGCACAACTACCGTGCTTTCGCTGCCTTCAGTAATTGGGTGAAGCTGTAAATTGCGAGGTGTATGTCATCCTGGGTATCTCCGTCCCACTCCTCAACCGTTTCTAACTCGGCTCGTAAGCTGACGATACGCTGTTCGATTTCTTCGATCTCAGCGGCACCGCATTGCTTAGCGATTGCCTGCCAACTGTCATCAGAGATTTTTTCGTCGAGAGCTAAGCCGGATCGGGCATTTACGATTAGGTTCTGGAGGTTACTCATCTGAGATCTCGGGTGGGTTGCAGAAGAAGGTGCTGGGGACCCTGACGATATCCTGAGTACACGGGGCATGAAACCCGCGGGATCGTGGTAGCGGCAACCACACCAGCTTACTGAAATTTCAATGTTGAAATTGAAAGGATCTTGAAGAAAAAAGGGCATCGTTACCGTATTGGTAACGGTACTCACAGATGGCTTAAAGGGTAGGGCATATGCACAGGTGAACTGGAGTTCACCAGGTTCACCTGTTCACTAAGCTGAGTGCCCTTCTGCTAACACAATCCGGCGGGTTTCCGACCCCGCACCCACCGAACACTCCCAGGGTCCCAGGCGATGTCGATGCCCCCGGTCGATGCATCTCCCCTGTTCGTTGTTGGCAGACGGCACCTCCCAAGCGTCTAGGCGTTCGGCGACCCCGCGTTTGAATTCTGCATTAGTCGGTACCAAGCTAGTATTGCTTTCGCTGGCGGCGCTATCACCGACGGGGTGTGGGGGCTGGAAAAGATGTGTTATAGGTGTTACGGATGTTGCGGAATGTTTTAACTAATTGAATCTATTATGACTTTTTACGTTACACGCTGTTCATCGTTCACGTGCGTTGGGTGTTACAAGCCAAGTAGGTGTCACAGCAGCGTTTACAAATTTGGGTAAACCGTAGGCTGCCATCGGCCAAGAGCAGATGTTTCAGAAAGCACAACAAAGGGCCCTTAAACAGAAATTTCTCTCCTTCTCCAACGCCGAGCCGGCGTACTGCTAGCATCAAAGACTCATTATGAGGAGGATCATCATGCTCTATCCGTTATTCGATCAGAGTTGTGAATTGATGGCTTGGATTGACCCGGGGCGGCATATATTTGATTCTGACATGAATTGGATTGCCTACCTTGCGAATAATCAGGCTTGGTCTGCTGATAGCGGTAATTGGCTGGGAGCGGTTCGTGGGCTGTTATGCATGGATCACGCTGGAAAGCCGGTCCTTTGGAATCCAAATGAACAGGTGGGAGGAACCGCTCGTCCTGCCCGACCAGCTCGTGTTTCTAGAGCCGCCCGCCCCGCGCGTCCGTCCAGACCTGCTCGACCATCTCGCCCAGCGAGACCTGCCCGTCCAGCAGGCGGATGGTCTGATCTCACTGTGTTCAGCTGGCTCGCCCAATAAGGGATGGGTATTCCCGCACTGGAATACCTACGTTGCGTTCATCGAGATCGGTGAGATCTACACCGAGATACCCAATGCATTTGGGAAACACCCATCATTCGTATCAACGGCTTGTATGAGCTGTCAGAGCAAGGATCAATCTTCATTGATCAGCGCTATTGAAGTGGGCCTTGGTCTGGAGTTTGCGCTTGATGAGAATGACGCGATACGCGATATGTAACCTTGCAGCACTTGTTAGCTCGTTGCACAGGTTTTGATATTGGGCGGGTCGAGGGCACGCTTGCCTAGTGGCAGAGTAGTGGCAATATCTTTAGACATATAGTAAAACGCCTTTAGCAAGCTATGATCCTTACTCAGGCGTTGTCCGTCTTGAGGAGAACGGTTGCTTGCATAGGATGGCCACATGATTTTTTTTCTCGCAGGGGTCCATGGTGTCGGAAAAACAAGCTTGTCCTCAAGGCTATCTGTCAAGCTGAAAATTCCGACCATCAGCGCAGGTGCGTTGATTCAAAAGCAAATCAAGCACCCTACCTGGTCGTTCGATAAAAAAACAAAAGAGATTCTACATAATCAATTGCGACTTATATCTGCTGTTCAATCGTATCAGTTGCAAGTCAAAGATTTCATATTGGATGGCCATTTCTCCCTGTTGAATGAATCGGGAGAAGTTACATCAATTGAAGTTGATGTTTTCGATGCCTTGAAACTGTCGGGTGTTATTTTTATTGAAGACAAACCTCGAGAAATTGCAGCTAGGCTAGAGGCTCGAGATAAGTTGTCGTGGGATGTTGATTTGATTGCGGCGCTCCAGCAATCAGAAAAGAAAGTGGCATTTCAACTTCGGGATACATTCAATCTTCCTTTGTTAATAAGCGAGCCGAAACTTTTTGAGAGTGTTTACGAATTTATTTTTGAGATCATGAAAAAATCTCGCAGTGAGTCTTTCGAAGGAATGAAATGAAAAATTTAAAATACTGTAGTTTTTCAGAAGTAGACTTGGACGACCCTTTTTTTGATTCTCTAAAACTTGACTATAAAGGTTTTGAAGCTTGGTTTGGTAAAAAAACTTTAGCAGATGAATTGGCTTATGTATTTTATAACTCTAAGAAGGCGATCGACGGTTTTCTTTATTTAAAAGCTGAAGCCGGAGGGGGTGATGAAATAGTCCCTCCTTTACCGAAAGCCAGGACTTTAAAGGTAGGCACATTAAAAATAAATGCACATGGAACTAAGCTGGGGGAAAGGTTCATAAAAAAAATCTTTGACCATGCAATTAGCGACAGGTTTGAGCAAATATACGTTACCGTGTTTTCGCGTCATCAAAGTTTGATTGATCTGTTTGAGCGTTATGGCTTCGAGTGCTATGCAACTAAGATCACCGCTGATGGTGAAGAGCAGGTTCTAGTTCGTAGAATGAAATCCTTAGTAGGTGATGTCGTAAAAGAGTTTCCTTTATTCGGATTCGACGATCGTAACTATTACCTTCTAGCGATCTATCCCGAATACCATTCGGCTTTTTTACCAGACTCCATACTCAATAACGAGAATCACGACATCGTTCAAGATGTCTCTCACACCAATAGCATCCATAAAGTTTTTATATCAGGTATTGTAAGAACGAAAGTCATGAAGGCGGGAGATCTTGTTCTTATTTACAGGACGTCGGATGGCAAGGGCAAAGCCTATTATCGGTCAGTTGCCTCATCAATTGGTGTGGTCGAAGAAGTAAGGCAAATTAAATCGTTCAGTTCTGAAGCGCAATTCATTAAATATACGAAACCATACAGTATTTTTACATTGGCTCAGCTAAAAGATTATTTTACTAACAAGAAGAAATCATATATAATAAAATTTACTTATAATGCTGCTCTCAAAAAAAGGATTATTCGTAAAAGGCTCATGGAGGAGTGCATGATTAGCACCCGGACTAGATGGGATTTCATGTCGTTAACTGAAGCGCAAATTAGATGGGTCGCAGCGGCAGGAGAAATCAATGAAAGTCTTATTATCAATTAAGCCAGAATATGCTAATAAAATACTTAGCGGAGAGAAAAGATTTGAGTTTCGCAAGGTATCCTTTACTAATAGTGGTGTCAGAACCGTTGTGATATATGCAACCAAACCAATTGGGAAGGTTATAGGTGAATTTGAAGTTCTTGATATTTATAGTGATTCTCCCTCGAATATTTGGGAAAGAACAAAAAAGCATGCAGGAATAGAGAAAGACTTTTTTGATAGTTATTATCAAGGCAAAAAAGTCGCAGTCGCTATAGCCGTCGGCGAGGTCCAACGGTACAAAAAGCCCATGGAATTATCTGAGTTGGGGGGGTCGCTTACTGCCCCACAATCATTCCGTTATATGGAGGCTTCTGAGGGGAGGCGTCAAAATGAGCTGGAGCTTGTATAAAAGTCTTATGGTGATTGGCTCGGAAGATCGAGTCGAAGGACGACCTATGCACGACATTTCCTCTTCTGTGCGTTTAATTGATCACGAATTTTTACTTCGAAATCCCGATGCGTATACGACTACGCTGCCGATACTTATACAACATCTCCAAGAATTATCTGGCTTTTATCCAGAATTCAATACCTGGCTTTATCAAAAAATGATTCCGGGTATTGTCACTGGAGAGCGTAGTATTTTGCTTGAACATCGGCGTGGCACTCTCTCAGGGTTGGCAATAGTCAAGAATAGCGACGTCGAGCAAAAACTTTGCTGTCTTCGTGTGCTGCCAGCGTTTCAAGGTACTGGGGTAGGGCTTCGTTTATTTGAGCGCACTTTCGAGTTGCTTAATAATGATCGGCCGCTCCTTTCTGTCGCTGAAGAGCAGATTGAGGTGTTTCGCAAGCTATTTGCTTACTACGGTTTTGAGCTGGAAAAAAA carries:
- a CDS encoding ATP-binding protein — encoded protein: MIFFLAGVHGVGKTSLSSRLSVKLKIPTISAGALIQKQIKHPTWSFDKKTKEILHNQLRLISAVQSYQLQVKDFILDGHFSLLNESGEVTSIEVDVFDALKLSGVIFIEDKPREIAARLEARDKLSWDVDLIAALQQSEKKVAFQLRDTFNLPLLISEPKLFESVYEFIFEIMKKSRSESFEGMK
- a CDS encoding N-acetyltransferase; amino-acid sequence: MKNLKYCSFSEVDLDDPFFDSLKLDYKGFEAWFGKKTLADELAYVFYNSKKAIDGFLYLKAEAGGGDEIVPPLPKARTLKVGTLKINAHGTKLGERFIKKIFDHAISDRFEQIYVTVFSRHQSLIDLFERYGFECYATKITADGEEQVLVRRMKSLVGDVVKEFPLFGFDDRNYYLLAIYPEYHSAFLPDSILNNENHDIVQDVSHTNSIHKVFISGIVRTKVMKAGDLVLIYRTSDGKGKAYYRSVASSIGVVEEVRQIKSFSSEAQFIKYTKPYSIFTLAQLKDYFTNKKKSYIIKFTYNAALKKRIIRKRLMEECMISTRTRWDFMSLTEAQIRWVAAAGEINESLIIN
- a CDS encoding DUF4810 domain-containing protein, which codes for MSKAVKLALTLAAIVTVTGCQTAPQPLYQWESYQPQVYEYFKGEPKEAQVEALERDLQKINATGRKAPPGYHAHLGMLYMNMGKDDQMVQEFRTEKALFPESAAYMDFLLKNAKTGVATK
- a CDS encoding CsgG/HfaB family protein — protein: MKTLSKILLSGLTAVALLTVAGCATESNRAMPVEQVASASVAYSGVRVPIAVGKFDNRSSYMRGIFSDGVDRLGGQAKTILITHLQQTNRFSVLDRDNMGEISQEAKIKGTVQKLKGADYVVTGDVTEFGRKETGDRQLFGILGRGKTQVAYAKVALNIVNINTSEVVYSTQGAGEYALSNREVIGFGGTASYDSTLNGKVLDLAMREAINRLVDGINAGAWNPRN
- a CDS encoding 4-fold beta flower protein → MAWIDPGRHIFDSDMNWIAYLANNQAWSADSGNWLGAVRGLLCMDHAGKPVLWNPNEQVGGTARPARPARVSRAARPARPSRPARPSRPARPARPAGGWSDLTVFSWLAQ
- a CDS encoding RNA polymerase sigma factor: MAVPDDPPSDESLLARYRTGDAAAFEALYARHRQGLYRFLISLCNKPELAEEIYQDTWLSLIRSTTQPQGRASFRTWLFQIARNRLIDHWRKHGIHNPLHDSYDEQLHAQADHSAGPEQHLSLSRDQARLDAAVQDLPEDQREVFLLRLHGELEVPQIATLIGAPLETVKSRLRYALQKLRRLLADEVTV
- a CDS encoding GNAT family N-acetyltransferase is translated as MHDISSSVRLIDHEFLLRNPDAYTTTLPILIQHLQELSGFYPEFNTWLYQKMIPGIVTGERSILLEHRRGTLSGLAIVKNSDVEQKLCCLRVLPAFQGTGVGLRLFERTFELLNNDRPLLSVAEEQIEVFRKLFAYYGFELEKKYNGYYRPLKDELSFNGLIEAEPLICRRADRTVKSEFQLKNALR
- a CDS encoding VWA domain-containing protein, which codes for MSRPLLFLRPAAQGFTLTLLVALAGCGLSSSPDLAKPAEPVAELQRATAQGALVKRMAMPAPMQMRETATMDYRSEPREQYANLPDNPVHRVAETPVSTFSVDVDTGSYANVRRFLNQGSLPPEGAVRLEEMVNYFPYDYALPTDGSPFGVTTEVAATPWNPRTQLLRIGIKASDRAVADLPPANLVFLVDVSGSMDRREGLPLVKSTLKLLVDQLRDQDRVSLVVYAGESRVVLKPTSGRDKTKIRNAIDQLTAGGSTAGASGIELAYQMAREGFIDKGINRILLATDGDFNVGISDFDSLKQMAVDQRKSGVSLTTLGFGVGNYNEHLMEQLADAGDGNYAYIDNLREARKVLVDQLSSTLAVVARDVKLQVEFNPANVSEYRLLGYENRALKREDFNNDKVDAGEIGAGHTLTALYEIVPKGEKGWLEPLRYARAPAAENTSAELATVRVRYKPAAGGDSQLIERAVGKTSTKPSDDLRFSAAVAAFAQQLKGDGRYTGNMSLQDTAKLARSARGDDPFGLRNEFVQLVELAQSLKR
- a CDS encoding DUF799 domain-containing protein, giving the protein MSLLKLTGALLALAFLSGCAAPKTFDYSAYKQARPKSILVLPPINESPEVQASYSLVSQVTYPLAEAGYYVLPIALVDETFRQNGLTTANDIQAVLPAKLHDIFGADAALYITVSEYGTKYMLISSDTSVTASAKLVDLRTGTTLWTGTARASSEEGNNNSGGLVGMLITAAVKQVINSSTDAAHPIAGITSARLLSAGQRTGILYGPRNPKYGTD
- a CDS encoding ASCH domain-containing protein, with the protein product MKVLLSIKPEYANKILSGEKRFEFRKVSFTNSGVRTVVIYATKPIGKVIGEFEVLDIYSDSPSNIWERTKKHAGIEKDFFDSYYQGKKVAVAIAVGEVQRYKKPMELSELGGSLTAPQSFRYMEASEGRRQNELELV